The following coding sequences lie in one Meles meles chromosome X, mMelMel3.1 paternal haplotype, whole genome shotgun sequence genomic window:
- the ITGB1BP2 gene encoding integrin beta-1-binding protein 2 isoform X5, producing the protein MALEQKELDQEPGTGLDSSLIQTGSSCQNPGCDAIYQSPESDTTPCTYHPGAPRFHEGMKSWSCCGIQTLDFGAFLAQPGCRVGRHDWGKQLPASCRHDWHQTDSLVVVTVYGQIPLPAFNWVKASQTELHVHIVFDGNRVFQAQMKLWGVVNVEQSSVSLMPSRVEISLVKADPGSWAQLEHPDALAEKAKAGVGLEMDEEESEDSDDDLSWTEEEEEEEAMGE; encoded by the exons ATGGCATTGGAACAGAAGGAATTGGACCAGGAACCTGGAACAG GACTTGACAGTAGTCTGATCCAGACTGGTTCCAGCTGCCAGAATCCAGGATGTGATGCT ATTTACCAAAGCCCTGAGAGTGATACTACTCCATGTACCTACCACCCAGGAGCACCTCGCTTCCATGAGGG GATGAAGTCTTGGAGCTGTTGTGGTATCCAGACCCTGGATTTTGGGGCATTCCTGGCACAGCCAGGATGCAGAGTTGGTAGGCATGACTGGGGGAAGCAG CTGCCAGCGTCTTGCCGTCATGATTGGCATCAGACAGATTCCTTAGTAGTGGTGACTGTATATGGCCAGATTCCACTTCCTGCATTCAACTGGGTGAAGGCCAGTCAAACTGAG CTTCATGTCCACATTGTCTTTGATGGTAACCGTGTGTTCCAGGCACAGATGAAGCTCTGGGGG gTCGTAAACGTGGAGCAGAGCTCTGTCTCCTTGATGCCATCTCGGGTTGAAATCTCCTTGGTCAAGGCtgacccaggatcctgggccCAGCTGGAGCACCCCGATGCACTAGCTGAGAAGGCTAAGGCAGGGGTTGGGTTAGAGATGGATGAGGAAGAATCTGAGGATTCAGATGATGATCTGAGctggacagaggaggaggaagaggaggaagcaatgGGGGAATAG
- the ITGB1BP2 gene encoding integrin beta-1-binding protein 2 isoform X1: MSLLCRNKGCGQHFDPNANLPDSCCHHPGVPIFHDALKGWSCCRKRTVDFSEFLNIKGCTVGPHCAEKLPEAPQPEVPATSSSLQEQNPLNTIPKSAETLRRERPKSELPPKLLPLNISQALEMALEQKELDQEPGTGLDSSLIQTGSSCQNPGCDAIYQSPESDTTPCTYHPGAPRFHEGMKSWSCCGIQTLDFGAFLAQPGCRVGRHDWGKQLPASCRHDWHQTDSLVVVTVYGQIPLPAFNWVKASQTELHVHIVFDGNRVFQAQMKLWGVVNVEQSSVSLMPSRVEISLVKADPGSWAQLEHPDALAEKAKAGVGLEMDEEESEDSDDDLSWTEEEEEEEAMGE; encoded by the exons ATGTCTCTACTCTGCCGTAACAAAGGCTGTGGGCAGCACTTTGACCCCAATGCCAACCTTCCTG ATTCCTGTTGCCATCACCCTGGGGTCCCAATCTTCCATGATGCCCTTAAG GGTTGGTCCTGCTGCCGGAAGCGAACTGTAGATTTCTCTGAGTTCTTAAACATCAAG GGCTGTACTGTGGGACCACACTGTGCTGAGAAGCTCCCTGAGGCCCCTCAACCTGAGGTGCCTGCCACAAGCAGTTCACTTCAGGAGCAAAACCCTCTGAATACGATTCCAAAGTCAGCAGAGACTTTGCGTCGGGAGAGGCCCAA GTCAGAGttgcctccaaagctgcttccactAAATATATCCCAAGCCCTGGAAATGGCATTGGAACAGAAGGAATTGGACCAGGAACCTGGAACAG GACTTGACAGTAGTCTGATCCAGACTGGTTCCAGCTGCCAGAATCCAGGATGTGATGCT ATTTACCAAAGCCCTGAGAGTGATACTACTCCATGTACCTACCACCCAGGAGCACCTCGCTTCCATGAGGG GATGAAGTCTTGGAGCTGTTGTGGTATCCAGACCCTGGATTTTGGGGCATTCCTGGCACAGCCAGGATGCAGAGTTGGTAGGCATGACTGGGGGAAGCAG CTGCCAGCGTCTTGCCGTCATGATTGGCATCAGACAGATTCCTTAGTAGTGGTGACTGTATATGGCCAGATTCCACTTCCTGCATTCAACTGGGTGAAGGCCAGTCAAACTGAG CTTCATGTCCACATTGTCTTTGATGGTAACCGTGTGTTCCAGGCACAGATGAAGCTCTGGGGG gTCGTAAACGTGGAGCAGAGCTCTGTCTCCTTGATGCCATCTCGGGTTGAAATCTCCTTGGTCAAGGCtgacccaggatcctgggccCAGCTGGAGCACCCCGATGCACTAGCTGAGAAGGCTAAGGCAGGGGTTGGGTTAGAGATGGATGAGGAAGAATCTGAGGATTCAGATGATGATCTGAGctggacagaggaggaggaagaggaggaagcaatgGGGGAATAG
- the ITGB1BP2 gene encoding integrin beta-1-binding protein 2 isoform X4 has product MSLLCRNKGCGQHFDPNANLPDSCCHHPGVPIFHDALKGWSCCRKRTVDFSEFLNIKGCTVGPHCAEKLPEAPQPEVPATSSSLQEQNPLNTIPKSAETLRRERPKSELPPKLLPLNISQALEMALEQKELDQEPGTGLDSSLIQTGSSCQNPGCDAIYQSPESDTTPCTYHPGAPRFHEGMKSWSCCGIQTLDFGAFLAQPGCRVGRHDWGKQLPASCRHDWHQTDSLVVVTVYGQIPLPAFNWVKASQTELHVHIVFDGNRVFQAQMKLWGNLQSNVE; this is encoded by the exons ATGTCTCTACTCTGCCGTAACAAAGGCTGTGGGCAGCACTTTGACCCCAATGCCAACCTTCCTG ATTCCTGTTGCCATCACCCTGGGGTCCCAATCTTCCATGATGCCCTTAAG GGTTGGTCCTGCTGCCGGAAGCGAACTGTAGATTTCTCTGAGTTCTTAAACATCAAG GGCTGTACTGTGGGACCACACTGTGCTGAGAAGCTCCCTGAGGCCCCTCAACCTGAGGTGCCTGCCACAAGCAGTTCACTTCAGGAGCAAAACCCTCTGAATACGATTCCAAAGTCAGCAGAGACTTTGCGTCGGGAGAGGCCCAA GTCAGAGttgcctccaaagctgcttccactAAATATATCCCAAGCCCTGGAAATGGCATTGGAACAGAAGGAATTGGACCAGGAACCTGGAACAG GACTTGACAGTAGTCTGATCCAGACTGGTTCCAGCTGCCAGAATCCAGGATGTGATGCT ATTTACCAAAGCCCTGAGAGTGATACTACTCCATGTACCTACCACCCAGGAGCACCTCGCTTCCATGAGGG GATGAAGTCTTGGAGCTGTTGTGGTATCCAGACCCTGGATTTTGGGGCATTCCTGGCACAGCCAGGATGCAGAGTTGGTAGGCATGACTGGGGGAAGCAG CTGCCAGCGTCTTGCCGTCATGATTGGCATCAGACAGATTCCTTAGTAGTGGTGACTGTATATGGCCAGATTCCACTTCCTGCATTCAACTGGGTGAAGGCCAGTCAAACTGAG CTTCATGTCCACATTGTCTTTGATGGTAACCGTGTGTTCCAGGCACAGATGAAGCTCTGGGGG
- the ITGB1BP2 gene encoding integrin beta-1-binding protein 2 isoform X3 codes for MPTFLGWSCCRKRTVDFSEFLNIKGCTVGPHCAEKLPEAPQPEVPATSSSLQEQNPLNTIPKSAETLRRERPKSELPPKLLPLNISQALEMALEQKELDQEPGTGLDSSLIQTGSSCQNPGCDAIYQSPESDTTPCTYHPGAPRFHEGMKSWSCCGIQTLDFGAFLAQPGCRVGRHDWGKQLPASCRHDWHQTDSLVVVTVYGQIPLPAFNWVKASQTELHVHIVFDGNRVFQAQMKLWGVVNVEQSSVSLMPSRVEISLVKADPGSWAQLEHPDALAEKAKAGVGLEMDEEESEDSDDDLSWTEEEEEEEAMGE; via the exons ATGCCAACCTTCCTG GGTTGGTCCTGCTGCCGGAAGCGAACTGTAGATTTCTCTGAGTTCTTAAACATCAAG GGCTGTACTGTGGGACCACACTGTGCTGAGAAGCTCCCTGAGGCCCCTCAACCTGAGGTGCCTGCCACAAGCAGTTCACTTCAGGAGCAAAACCCTCTGAATACGATTCCAAAGTCAGCAGAGACTTTGCGTCGGGAGAGGCCCAA GTCAGAGttgcctccaaagctgcttccactAAATATATCCCAAGCCCTGGAAATGGCATTGGAACAGAAGGAATTGGACCAGGAACCTGGAACAG GACTTGACAGTAGTCTGATCCAGACTGGTTCCAGCTGCCAGAATCCAGGATGTGATGCT ATTTACCAAAGCCCTGAGAGTGATACTACTCCATGTACCTACCACCCAGGAGCACCTCGCTTCCATGAGGG GATGAAGTCTTGGAGCTGTTGTGGTATCCAGACCCTGGATTTTGGGGCATTCCTGGCACAGCCAGGATGCAGAGTTGGTAGGCATGACTGGGGGAAGCAG CTGCCAGCGTCTTGCCGTCATGATTGGCATCAGACAGATTCCTTAGTAGTGGTGACTGTATATGGCCAGATTCCACTTCCTGCATTCAACTGGGTGAAGGCCAGTCAAACTGAG CTTCATGTCCACATTGTCTTTGATGGTAACCGTGTGTTCCAGGCACAGATGAAGCTCTGGGGG gTCGTAAACGTGGAGCAGAGCTCTGTCTCCTTGATGCCATCTCGGGTTGAAATCTCCTTGGTCAAGGCtgacccaggatcctgggccCAGCTGGAGCACCCCGATGCACTAGCTGAGAAGGCTAAGGCAGGGGTTGGGTTAGAGATGGATGAGGAAGAATCTGAGGATTCAGATGATGATCTGAGctggacagaggaggaggaagaggaggaagcaatgGGGGAATAG